From Granulicella cerasi, a single genomic window includes:
- a CDS encoding 4a-hydroxytetrahydrobiopterin dehydratase — MPTLLTGKILDETVANLPGWSLENGQLTRKWKFPDFSAAIKFVNQVAEIAETANHHPDIDIRYNVVITSLSTHDAGGITDLDIQIARTLLQKFGSE, encoded by the coding sequence ATGCCCACTCTACTCACCGGTAAAATCCTCGACGAGACCGTCGCAAATCTCCCCGGCTGGAGCCTTGAGAACGGCCAGCTCACCCGGAAATGGAAATTTCCGGATTTTTCTGCGGCGATCAAATTCGTAAACCAGGTAGCAGAGATCGCAGAGACGGCCAACCACCATCCTGACATCGATATCCGCTATAACGTTGTAATCACGTCACTTTCGACGCACGACGCTGGTGGAATCACCGACCTCGACATCCAGATTGCGCGAACTCTCCTTCAGAAATTTGGGAGCGAATGA
- a CDS encoding CYCXC family (seleno)protein produces MRKFLGLMAVMAASLVASAQFSDPAKDIPAYNSQAPHAPLPPVLSGKQLTGVYFSHPYQVTAYKMAAQVPGVLFQQPCYCRCDRGMGHNSLHSCFEGLHGAECSTCMKEAAYTYRETKRGRSAAQIRAGIERGEFESIDLEHIAL; encoded by the coding sequence ATGAGGAAGTTTCTTGGATTGATGGCGGTAATGGCGGCGAGCCTGGTGGCTTCGGCCCAGTTTTCAGACCCTGCGAAGGACATCCCCGCGTACAACTCCCAGGCGCCTCATGCACCTCTGCCGCCCGTGCTGAGCGGCAAGCAGCTCACGGGTGTCTATTTCTCTCATCCCTACCAGGTGACCGCGTACAAAATGGCGGCGCAGGTTCCGGGTGTTCTCTTCCAACAGCCTTGCTACTGCCGCTGCGATCGCGGCATGGGACACAACAGTCTGCATAGCTGCTTTGAAGGGCTCCACGGTGCGGAATGTTCCACCTGCATGAAGGAAGCGGCGTACACCTATCGCGAGACGAAGAGGGGCCGCTCCGCCGCGCAGATTCGTGCAGGCATTGAGCGCGGCGAGTTCGAATCGATCGACCTGGAGCACATCGCCCTGTAG
- a CDS encoding PLP-dependent cysteine synthase family protein: protein MFTELEMPVTPTSAQDIELPQRFEALEGMIGHTPLLHLEVGVDDATYNVFVKCEWKNLTGSIKDRMALHILREGYRSGALKPGFRIVEATSGNTGISFSALGRALGHPVTIFMPDWMSQERIMLMKSFGADVRLVSKAEGGFLGSIAMAEAMAANDPEIFLPRQFSNEANIAAHLCGTGKELCEQMARVGGSLDAFVAGVGTGGTVMGVGAALRRCFPEIRLHPLEPAESPTLTTGCKVGQHRIQGISDEFIPSIVKLETLDAPIAISDAEAIHMAQRLACETGMGVGISSGANLLGAVRVAMGLGAGTGVGTVFADDSKKYLSTDLTRAQTLADDCLAKRVEIRAMRVFA, encoded by the coding sequence ATGTTCACCGAGTTGGAAATGCCCGTCACGCCGACCTCCGCGCAAGATATCGAGTTGCCGCAGCGCTTCGAAGCGCTTGAAGGCATGATCGGCCACACACCTCTGCTGCATCTCGAGGTCGGAGTCGATGACGCGACATACAACGTCTTCGTGAAGTGCGAGTGGAAGAACCTGACGGGCAGCATTAAGGACCGCATGGCGCTGCATATCCTGCGCGAAGGCTACCGCAGCGGTGCGTTGAAGCCGGGATTCCGCATCGTCGAGGCGACGAGCGGTAACACAGGGATTTCGTTTTCAGCGCTCGGGCGTGCACTCGGCCACCCGGTCACGATCTTCATGCCCGACTGGATGAGCCAGGAGCGCATCATGCTCATGAAGAGTTTTGGAGCGGATGTTCGCCTGGTGTCGAAGGCGGAAGGTGGCTTCCTCGGCTCGATCGCGATGGCCGAGGCGATGGCAGCCAATGATCCAGAGATCTTTCTGCCGCGTCAGTTTTCGAACGAGGCCAACATTGCCGCGCACCTTTGCGGCACGGGCAAGGAACTCTGCGAGCAGATGGCACGCGTAGGCGGATCGCTGGATGCTTTCGTGGCAGGTGTGGGGACTGGCGGTACGGTGATGGGTGTCGGTGCGGCGCTACGCCGGTGTTTCCCGGAGATTCGCCTGCATCCGCTGGAGCCAGCTGAGTCGCCGACACTGACGACGGGCTGCAAGGTGGGGCAGCATCGCATCCAGGGCATTTCGGATGAGTTCATTCCGTCAATCGTGAAACTCGAGACGCTCGATGCCCCGATCGCGATCAGCGACGCGGAGGCGATCCACATGGCGCAGCGACTCGCGTGCGAAACGGGCATGGGAGTGGGGATCTCGTCGGGCGCGAACCTGTTGGGCGCGGTGCGCGTCGCTATGGGGCTTGGTGCGGGCACGGGCGTTGGTACCGTCTTCGCCGACGACAGCAAGAAGTACCTGAGCACCGACCTGACGCGCGCACAGACGCTTGCCGACGACTGTCTGGCGAAGCGAGTGGAGATCCGCGCCATGCGGGTCTTCGCCTAG
- a CDS encoding Lrp/AsnC family transcriptional regulator: MELDLIDRKILTLLQEDARTSYAELGRKVGLSTPSTIERVRRLEDAGVITGYKAHIDPAALGLTMSAIIRVTIAGERLVRFAQQVQKIKEVMECHRVTGGESFILRVAVRDTQHLEQVIDSLVPYVATTTSLVLASPVKWRPLTVLPERAVAVPRRKPTPR, from the coding sequence ATGGAACTCGACCTCATTGACCGCAAGATTCTCACGCTGCTTCAAGAAGACGCACGCACGAGCTACGCAGAACTCGGGCGGAAGGTTGGACTCAGTACTCCATCCACGATCGAGCGCGTCCGTCGTCTCGAAGATGCCGGCGTGATCACCGGCTACAAGGCGCACATCGATCCCGCAGCGCTTGGCCTCACGATGTCCGCCATCATTCGCGTGACCATCGCTGGCGAAAGGCTCGTACGCTTTGCGCAACAGGTGCAGAAGATCAAGGAAGTGATGGAGTGCCACCGCGTTACGGGCGGCGAGTCGTTCATCCTGCGTGTTGCCGTGCGCGATACGCAACACCTCGAGCAGGTCATCGACTCGCTTGTCCCCTACGTCGCGACGACGACGTCGCTTGTCCTGGCATCACCCGTAAAGTGGCGTCCACTTACGGTCTTGCCCGAGCGCGCGGTAGCCGTGCCTCGCCGAAAGCCGACGCCGCGCTGA
- a CDS encoding LysR family transcriptional regulator, with protein sequence MEIQQLKYVCAVAETGSFSRAAERCKVAQPSLSQQILKLEEELGARLFDRLGRRIQLTESGQAFLPHARSVLAQLEQARASVESQTADLRGSVTVGVIPTIAPYLMPVYATEFMRQLPEARLRIVEEMTPQLVEGLRDLSIDVAILALPLRHKDLETFSLQTEALYVAVPQAHTLAAKKTASLKDLRGESFVMLRDGHCFRDLSIAACTHARITPQIAFESGQLSSLLAMVAAGIGISFVPAMAVGSHPDCSYVRVSDPRVSRTVVAAVLRGRSLNHVQSAFLDQLTKRPARRR encoded by the coding sequence ATGGAGATTCAGCAGCTCAAATACGTTTGTGCCGTCGCGGAAACGGGAAGTTTCAGCAGGGCGGCGGAGCGCTGTAAGGTGGCGCAGCCTTCGCTGTCACAGCAGATTCTAAAGCTGGAAGAAGAGCTGGGCGCGCGGCTGTTTGACCGGCTCGGAAGACGTATTCAGCTCACGGAATCGGGACAGGCTTTTTTGCCGCATGCACGCTCCGTGCTGGCGCAGTTGGAGCAGGCGCGCGCGAGCGTGGAGAGCCAGACCGCGGACCTGCGCGGAAGTGTGACGGTCGGTGTGATCCCCACGATCGCGCCGTATCTGATGCCGGTGTACGCCACGGAGTTTATGCGGCAGTTGCCGGAGGCTCGCCTGCGCATCGTGGAAGAGATGACGCCGCAGCTTGTCGAAGGGCTCCGCGATCTGTCGATCGACGTGGCGATTCTTGCATTGCCGCTGCGACACAAAGACCTCGAGACGTTTTCCCTGCAAACAGAGGCGCTGTATGTGGCCGTGCCCCAGGCGCATACGCTTGCGGCGAAGAAGACGGCGAGCCTGAAGGATCTGCGAGGAGAATCTTTCGTGATGCTGCGCGATGGCCACTGCTTCCGCGACCTCAGCATCGCCGCCTGCACACATGCGCGCATTACTCCGCAGATCGCGTTTGAGAGTGGACAGTTGAGCAGCCTGTTGGCGATGGTGGCGGCGGGCATCGGCATCTCGTTTGTGCCAGCGATGGCCGTCGGCTCGCATCCTGACTGCAGCTACGTCCGCGTGAGTGATCCTCGGGTGTCGCGCACGGTGGTAGCGGCGGTGCTGCGCGGGCGCAGCCTCAATCATGTGCAGAGCGCGTTCCTGGACCAGCTGACGAAGCGGCCGGCGCGCAGGCGCTGA